The sequence GGAGGTTAGATGCATTTAAGGCCATTTATAATGCCTGGAGGTGTGAAAATGGGAAACCTTAGAAGGAAGGTCTCGATTGTTTTGCTCGTACTGATGGCAGCTTTTTTAATGGCCGACCAGAACCTCCTGCCGCCAAACTACCAGCAGATAATGGAGGAGTTTGGAATAACAGAGACTCAAATGGGCTTGGTGTCAACGATCTTCGTGGCAACGAGTGCATTAATAACGATAATTTGGGGCTTCCTCTCAGATATAGGCCAGAGAAAGAAACTCTTGGTTATTGGAGTCCTCCTCGGTGAAATACCTTGCTTTTTAACGGCTTACGTCCAAAGCTATTATCAGCTTCTGCTCATGCGCCTCCTAACGGGCATAGGCATAGGCTCGATAATCCCAATCGGCTATTCCTTAATAGCTGATATGTTCGAGGAGGAGAAGCGGGGGAGGGGCTACGCCTACATCGAGACGGCCTTCGGGTTCGGAACTCTGTTTGGAATGATAGTCGCCGGACTAATCACGAGCTGGAGGCCACCGTTTATAATCGCCGCAGTTCCAAACTTCATCCTCGCACCGCTGTTCTACATAATAGCTGAGGAGCCCAAGAGGGGCGAAGGAGAGAAAGAACTAAGAGAAGTACTCGAGGCCGGTTACGAGTATGCGTATAGGTTAAACAAGGAGGTCATAAAGAAGTCGTTGAAAACGAAGACCAACATCCTAATATTTCTCCAAGGCATTATAGGGACAGTACCGTGGGGAGTCATAATGTACTGGCTCGTCTCGTTCCTCATTGTTACAAGAGGGATGGAAAAAGACACTGCAACCTTTGTGCTTCTCTTGATTGGAGTTTCGAGCGTGCTAGGAAGCCTTCTCGGTGGATTCACCGGTGACTACTTTGAATCAAGATGGAGGGGAGGCAGGGCAGTTATTACAGGGCTTGCGATATTTATTGGAATGCTTGCTGCGATTGGCATTACCATCTACCCACTCCCGAGCGAACTCACCTTTAAGC comes from Thermococcus aggregans and encodes:
- a CDS encoding MFS transporter; translation: MGNLRRKVSIVLLVLMAAFLMADQNLLPPNYQQIMEEFGITETQMGLVSTIFVATSALITIIWGFLSDIGQRKKLLVIGVLLGEIPCFLTAYVQSYYQLLLMRLLTGIGIGSIIPIGYSLIADMFEEEKRGRGYAYIETAFGFGTLFGMIVAGLITSWRPPFIIAAVPNFILAPLFYIIAEEPKRGEGEKELREVLEAGYEYAYRLNKEVIKKSLKTKTNILIFLQGIIGTVPWGVIMYWLVSFLIVTRGMEKDTATFVLLLIGVSSVLGSLLGGFTGDYFESRWRGGRAVITGLAIFIGMLAAIGITIYPLPSELTFKHWVVLAIYSFALIQFVSYAGPNVRAIVSQVNLPEDRGTVFGLFNILDNVGKATGPLFGGFLIELLMNMGYSKALAYQYTLLIGALFWIPCAVVWLWIKKSYPEDRDKVKEILKKRAEELKRT